Part of the Micromonospora rhizosphaerae genome is shown below.
GACGAACCTCGCGGTCGGTCCCGACGGCACCATTTATGTCGCAGAGCTGTTCGGCGGCCGCATCTCCACCGTCTCCGGGGCTGGTGCGAAGCCTCTCGCCGACGTGCCGTTCCCGGCCGCCGTCGAGTGGGCAAACGGGAAGCTGTACGCGACGACCGACGTGTTCGGGAACGGGTCGGTCGTGACCATTACGCCCTGACCGCCGCGCGGCCGCCCACGCGGCTCGTCGCCCAGCGGCCCGCGTTCAATCTCTCCTGCACCGGAACGACAACGGCCGGCTCCGAAGTAGATCGGGAGCCGGCCGTTGTCGTTTCCTCGGTAGCTGTGCTCGACTGGTGGGCCACCTCACAGGGATGATCTTCAATACATCTATTGAAGTTAATCTTCGCCTCGTGTCTTAATACTGACAGTTCCCTTCGTCACTCCCGCCGCCCCGAGCGGCAACCCCAGGGAGGAAAGATGAACCGTCCCCTGCGATCGGCGCTGCGGGCCGCCGCGGCCGGCCTGCTCGCCGCGGTCACCCTGGCCGCCTCGGCCACCCTCGGCACGACGCCGGCCAGCGCCGCCCCGGCCGGCCTGCCCGGCATGGACGTCTCCAGCTACCAGGGCAACGTCAACTGGTCCGCGGCCTGGAACAACGGCGCCCGGTTCGCGTACGTCAAGGCCACCGAGGGCACGGGCTACACCAACCCGTACTTCGCCCAGCAGTACAACGGCTCCTACAACGTCGGGATGATCCGGGGCTCGTACCACTTCGCCCTGCCCGACCGGTCCAGCGGCGCCACCCAGGCCAACTACTTCGTCGACCACGGTGGCGGATGGTCCAAGGACGGCAAGACCCTGCCGGGCGCCCTCGACATCGAGTACAACCCGTACGGCTCGACCTGCTACGGCCTGACGCAGAGCGGCATGCGCAGCTGGATCACGTCGTTCGTCAACCAGTACTACGCCCGTACCGGCCGGTGGGCGACCATCTACACCACCACCGACTGGTGGACCACCTGCACGGGCAACTACAGCGGCTTCGCCGCGAACAACCCGCTCTGGATCGCCCGGTACTCCAGCACCGTCGGGACCCTGCCGGCCGGCTGGTCGACGTACTCCTTCTGGCAGTGGGCCTCCTCCGGCACCTTCCCTGGCGACCAGGACGTGTGGAACGGCACCTGGGACCGGCTCAAGGTGCTGGCCTGCAACGGACCCTGCTGACCACCACCGGTGGCGGGCCGCCCGGCCCACCACCGGATCGCCCCTTCGAGGAGGCCCCGATGTCCGTCCCCGTACCCCGGCGGGCCGTGCTGCGCGGCGCCGTCCTGCTCGGCGCCGCCGCCGGCGTCACCGCACTCGGTCAACTCGGCGGCGACCGCCATGCCCGGGCCGTGACCACCCGGGTCGACCAGCCGGTCATCGCCAACTGCGCGACCTGGGGCGCCCGGCCGCCGAAGTCGTCGGTCAGCGTGGTGCAGAGCCGGCCGAACAAGATCATCATCCACCACACGGCGTTCCCGAACTCGACCGACTACAGCCTGGCCCACGCCTACGCCAACTCCCGCGACATCCAGAACCTGCACATGGACACCAACGGCTGGATCGACTCCGGGCAGCACTTCACCAACAGCCGCGGCGGGTACCTCACCGAGGGCCGGCACGGCAGCCTCTACGCGCTGCTGCACGGGCAGACCATGGTGCAGGGCGCGCACTGCGTCGGGCAGAACACGCAGGCCATCGGCATCGAGAACGAGGGCACCTACCTCGACGTGCAGCCGCCGCAGGCGCTCTGGGACAGCCTGGTGGTCTTCTGCGCGTTCACCTGCCAGCAGTACGCCATCCCGGCCAGCGAGATCTACGGGCACAAGGACTTCAACAGCACCCAGTGCCCGGGGCTGCTGCACGACCGGCTGCCGGAGTTGCGCAGCGCGGTCGCCGCCCGGCTTGGCTGAGAGCCGGCCGGAAGCGCGCCGGCGGGGTCGTGCCCCGCCGGCGCCTCAACGCATGTGTACCGGTGGCTTATATAAGCTGAGTCTGATAGAAAAGGCTGGTGCACGCCTTCGACGTCCTCGGGGATCCGGTCCGCCGCCGGATCCTGGAGTTGCTCGCCGGCGGTGAGCAGACCGCCGGCAGGATCTGCGCGGCGGTTCAGGAGGAGTTCGGCATCTCCCAACCGGCCGTGTCGCAGCACCTGAAGGTGCTGCGGGACAACGGCTTCGCGACCGTACGACCCGAGGGCACCCGCCGCCTCTACGCGGTGGACCCGCAGCCGCTGCACCAGGTCGACGCCTGGCTCGACCACTTCCGCCGGTTCTGGACCCCGCCGCTGGAGGCGCTCGCCACCGAGCTGGCGCGGGGCCGGCGGGAGCGCCGGCTGCGCGAGGGCAACCCTGATGAGAGGAAAGCACCATGATCGACGTGATCGGGCAGATCAGCTCCGTGGAGCGCACCGTCGGCAGCCGTACGCTGCCCGCCGGGGAGGCGCGCGTGATGACCATCAGTCAGACGTACGGCGCGCCGCTGGAGGACGTCTGGGACGCCTGCACCAGCGCGGACCGCATCCCGCGCTGGTTCCTGCCCATCTCCGGTGACCTACGCCTGCACGGCCGCTACCAGCTCGAGGGGAACGCAAGCGGCACCATCGAACGCTGCGACCCGCCGCACAGCTTCGCCGCCACCTGGGAGTATGGCGACGAGGCGAGCTGGATCGAGGTGCGGCTCAGCCCGGCCGGCGAGGGCCGTACCCGGTTCGAGCTGGAGCACGTCGCGCACGTCGACGACCAGCGCTGGGCCGAGTTCGGCCCCGGCGCCGTCGGCGTCGGCTGGGACATGGGCCTGCTCGGCCTGGCCTCGCACCTCGCGGGCGACGGCAGCGGGGTCGACCCGGCGCAGGCCGCCGCGTGGATGGGCTCCGACGAAGGCCGCCAGTTCATGACGCTGAGCAGCGAGCGCTGGGGCGAGGCGAGCGTGGCGGCAGGCACCCCGGCCGACGAGGCCCGGGCGGCGGCAGACCGCACGACCGCCGCGTACACCGGAGTCCCGGCGTCCTGACGGCGCGGGTTCCCTGGACCCTCGCGCCGCGCGTCGGTCGATCATGGAGATGTGGCGCCTGTTCTGAGGTCGTGCGCGGCTTTCAGGAGGGACCACGACTCCATGATCGGCGCGGCGGGGCGGGGGTCGCCCGGGGGACGGTCATCCGGCCGGTGGCGGGTCGGCGTGGAACTCGTGGACGACCTCGATCCGGCGGCTAACCCACGCCGAGCGGCGGCCGGGCGGGTAACGTGCTGCGGCGTGACCAGCGTTCCGTACTCGCACTGCTCGTACTGCGGAGCGGCCTACCCGGCGGCCGCCGGCTGGCCGCGGGTCTGCGCGGTCTGCGGCGGGACGGTCTGGCGCAACCCGCTGCCCGTCGCGGTGGCGGTGCTGCCGGTCCGCAGCGCCACCGGCCTGGGCGTGGTGGTGGTCCGCCGGGACATCGAGCCGGCCCGCGGCCAGCTCGCCCTCCCCGGCGGCTTCATCGAGTACGGCGAGGAGTGGTCCGACGCGCTGGTCCGGGAGCTGCGCGAGGAGACCGGCCTGTTGGCCGACGCCGGGGAGGCGCGCCTCTTCGCGGTGCACAGCGCGCCCGCCGGCGGCACCATGATGGTCTTCGGGTTGCTGCCCGAGCGGCAGGTCGAGGACCTGCCTCCGTCGGCGCCGACGGAGGAGGCGACCGAGTGGCTGGTGCTCACCGAGCCGATCGAGCTGGCCTTCTCCACCCACACCCGGGTGCTGGCCGACTTCCTCGCCAGCCAGCGGGCGGGCTGAACGACCCCGCCACCGGACCGTGGTCGCCCGCCTCCCTGGCTCGCGGACATCTCCTATTGCCGGCGGCACGACGGCGAGGGCCTGACGGGTGAGCGACGTCGCGCCCGACCATGTGGCGGCCCGTCGCGCGCCACGGCGAAGCGCTGCTTGTCGTTGCCGGCCATCACGACGTCCAGTTGAGACCGGAGGCAGCGTCGATCAGGCCGGCCCGTCGGCCGCCTCCGCCAGGTAGCCGGCGGCCTGGAGGTCGAACAGTTCCCGATAGAGGCCGCGGGCGGCGACGAGCCGCTGCCACTGGCCGCCGGAGAGATCCTGGCCGTTCTTGAACTCCCGGTCGAGCAGGGTGTCGTAGCCGTACGGCAGGCCGATGATCATGTCGTGACCTGGCGTCCTCGACCGGGTCGTCCTCGTCGGACGGATGGCGGGGACCGAGCACCGTCGCCATGGAGCCTCCTCACCGGCGCGGGTGTCCACGGACCTCGAAGCTTACGGTCCGCGACCGAATGCCGTCCCGGCGTGAGCGACGTGTCGAACAGCTGTCCCAACCGCGTGTCGCC
Proteins encoded:
- a CDS encoding ArsR/SmtB family transcription factor, whose amino-acid sequence is MHAFDVLGDPVRRRILELLAGGEQTAGRICAAVQEEFGISQPAVSQHLKVLRDNGFATVRPEGTRRLYAVDPQPLHQVDAWLDHFRRFWTPPLEALATELARGRRERRLREGNPDERKAP
- a CDS encoding NUDIX domain-containing protein, translated to MTSVPYSHCSYCGAAYPAAAGWPRVCAVCGGTVWRNPLPVAVAVLPVRSATGLGVVVVRRDIEPARGQLALPGGFIEYGEEWSDALVRELREETGLLADAGEARLFAVHSAPAGGTMMVFGLLPERQVEDLPPSAPTEEATEWLVLTEPIELAFSTHTRVLADFLASQRAG
- a CDS encoding SRPBCC family protein; its protein translation is MIDVIGQISSVERTVGSRTLPAGEARVMTISQTYGAPLEDVWDACTSADRIPRWFLPISGDLRLHGRYQLEGNASGTIERCDPPHSFAATWEYGDEASWIEVRLSPAGEGRTRFELEHVAHVDDQRWAEFGPGAVGVGWDMGLLGLASHLAGDGSGVDPAQAAAWMGSDEGRQFMTLSSERWGEASVAAGTPADEARAAADRTTAAYTGVPAS
- a CDS encoding peptidoglycan recognition protein family protein — protein: MSVPVPRRAVLRGAVLLGAAAGVTALGQLGGDRHARAVTTRVDQPVIANCATWGARPPKSSVSVVQSRPNKIIIHHTAFPNSTDYSLAHAYANSRDIQNLHMDTNGWIDSGQHFTNSRGGYLTEGRHGSLYALLHGQTMVQGAHCVGQNTQAIGIENEGTYLDVQPPQALWDSLVVFCAFTCQQYAIPASEIYGHKDFNSTQCPGLLHDRLPELRSAVAARLG
- a CDS encoding lysozyme: MNRPLRSALRAAAAGLLAAVTLAASATLGTTPASAAPAGLPGMDVSSYQGNVNWSAAWNNGARFAYVKATEGTGYTNPYFAQQYNGSYNVGMIRGSYHFALPDRSSGATQANYFVDHGGGWSKDGKTLPGALDIEYNPYGSTCYGLTQSGMRSWITSFVNQYYARTGRWATIYTTTDWWTTCTGNYSGFAANNPLWIARYSSTVGTLPAGWSTYSFWQWASSGTFPGDQDVWNGTWDRLKVLACNGPC